The following are from one region of the Takifugu rubripes chromosome 12, fTakRub1.2, whole genome shotgun sequence genome:
- the nrsn1l gene encoding neurensin 1-like isoform X2 — translation MALCSEACVSGSGGESSGSEAGSSCLHFGVRSYLHHFYEECSSSGWDRDAEDQGFVQSRRCQTSAVWKVSLVLGVLVLTAGITTLSVSYSTAFKIESFGEGDLFFVDNQAVSFNRGVHSSGAAGIGLSCLGSALAAVGVLVWVLQLPKVKERLFRRAGGAEECGGSGSAPRVAGKVVTKSPGVDKGTTPVTVSKVQTEQPGP, via the exons ATGGCGCTCTGCTCCGAGGCCTGCGTCTCCGGCTCGGGAGGGGAGTCGTCCGGGAGCGAG GCAGGTTCCAGCTGTCTTCACTTCGGGGTCCGCTCCTATCTGCACCACTTCTATGAGGAGTGTTCGTCCTCCGGGTGGGACAGGGACGCCGAGGATCAGGGGTTCGTCCAGAGCCGGAGGTGTCAGACCTCAGCTGTATGGAAG GTGTCCCTGGTCCTCGGTGTCCTCGTCCTGACCGCAGGCATCACCACCCTGTCCGTCAGCTACTCCACTGCTTTTAAAATCGAGTCATTCGGAGAAGGAGACTTGTTCTTCGTGGACAACCAGGCCGTGAGCTTCAACCGAGGGGTGCACTCCAGCGGCGCCGCCGGGATCGGGCTCTCGTGCCTCGGCTCGGCCCTGGCGGCCGTCGGGGTCCTCGTTTGGGTCCTCCAGCTGCCCAAAGTCAAAGAAAGGCTTTTCCGGCGAGCAGGGGGAGCGGAAGAGTGCGGAGGCTCGGGGTCGGCCCCGAGGGTCGCGGGGAAAGTGGTGACGAAATCACCAGGTGTGGACAAGGGGACGACCCCCGTCACGGTGTCCAAGGTGCAAACGGAGCAGCCGGGTCCTTAG
- the nrsn1l gene encoding neurensin 1-like isoform X1, translated as MSCVTQSLLGFDASLRMLSVSARPDPRSAAVIRRSSGPTAHGSALSAGAPTSWAGSSCLHFGVRSYLHHFYEECSSSGWDRDAEDQGFVQSRRCQTSAVWKVSLVLGVLVLTAGITTLSVSYSTAFKIESFGEGDLFFVDNQAVSFNRGVHSSGAAGIGLSCLGSALAAVGVLVWVLQLPKVKERLFRRAGGAEECGGSGSAPRVAGKVVTKSPGVDKGTTPVTVSKVQTEQPGP; from the exons ATGTCATGTGTCACCCAGAGTTTACTGGGTTTTGATGCATCTTTACGCATGCTCAGTGTCTCTGCGCGCCCCGATCCACGATCAGCAGCGGTGATCCGGAGATCCAGCGGTCCGACGGCACATGGATCCGCACTGAGCGCGGGCGCTCCGACGAGCTGG GCAGGTTCCAGCTGTCTTCACTTCGGGGTCCGCTCCTATCTGCACCACTTCTATGAGGAGTGTTCGTCCTCCGGGTGGGACAGGGACGCCGAGGATCAGGGGTTCGTCCAGAGCCGGAGGTGTCAGACCTCAGCTGTATGGAAG GTGTCCCTGGTCCTCGGTGTCCTCGTCCTGACCGCAGGCATCACCACCCTGTCCGTCAGCTACTCCACTGCTTTTAAAATCGAGTCATTCGGAGAAGGAGACTTGTTCTTCGTGGACAACCAGGCCGTGAGCTTCAACCGAGGGGTGCACTCCAGCGGCGCCGCCGGGATCGGGCTCTCGTGCCTCGGCTCGGCCCTGGCGGCCGTCGGGGTCCTCGTTTGGGTCCTCCAGCTGCCCAAAGTCAAAGAAAGGCTTTTCCGGCGAGCAGGGGGAGCGGAAGAGTGCGGAGGCTCGGGGTCGGCCCCGAGGGTCGCGGGGAAAGTGGTGACGAAATCACCAGGTGTGGACAAGGGGACGACCCCCGTCACGGTGTCCAAGGTGCAAACGGAGCAGCCGGGTCCTTAG